A genome region from Geodermatophilus bullaregiensis includes the following:
- a CDS encoding MFS transporter, producing MSSTPVRPATSRPGAARAAGWVAPLCWVAVLLDGFDLVVVGTVIPTLTQPEEFALTGTGATAVITIGLVGMMVGALTIGTLTDLVGRRKALIGAVAAFSLLTLLCAFAPNALVFGILRFLAGLGLGGCLPTAIAMVNEFTRSGRSGRATTTIMTGYHVGAVATAALAIVVIPSLGWRWMFVIGAAPALVLVPLMLARLPESASYLLAAGRRAEAEDVARRHGLELESPPDRAAARSGGAGAGGAAATVRSLFTDGHARNTLAIGVTSFMGLLLVYGLNNWLPTIMREAGYELGRSLAFLLVLNVGAVVGLLVAGAFADRVGSRLAGMIWFASGAVFLALLSVRLPTAGLYLMCFLTGCFVFSAQVLVYAFTSANNPPHVRATALGWSAGAGRIGAIVGPVITGALVTAGIAFPWGFYVFAVVGALGAVALSVTRAVRPAG from the coding sequence ATGAGCTCGACCCCCGTGCGCCCGGCGACGTCGCGACCCGGGGCGGCCCGAGCCGCCGGCTGGGTGGCCCCGCTGTGCTGGGTCGCGGTGCTGCTGGACGGGTTCGACCTCGTCGTCGTCGGCACCGTGATCCCCACGCTGACCCAGCCGGAGGAGTTCGCCCTCACCGGCACCGGGGCCACCGCGGTGATCACCATCGGGCTGGTCGGGATGATGGTCGGCGCGCTCACCATCGGCACGCTCACCGACCTGGTCGGCCGCCGCAAGGCGCTGATCGGCGCGGTGGCGGCCTTCTCGCTGCTCACCCTGCTGTGCGCGTTCGCGCCCAACGCGCTCGTCTTCGGGATCCTGCGGTTCCTCGCCGGCCTCGGCCTCGGCGGGTGCCTGCCCACGGCGATCGCCATGGTCAACGAGTTCACCCGGTCCGGCCGCAGCGGCCGCGCCACGACGACGATCATGACCGGCTACCACGTCGGCGCCGTCGCCACCGCGGCGCTGGCCATCGTCGTCATCCCGTCGCTGGGCTGGCGCTGGATGTTCGTCATCGGCGCGGCGCCGGCGCTCGTCCTGGTGCCGCTCATGCTGGCGCGGCTGCCGGAGTCGGCGTCCTACCTGCTGGCCGCCGGCCGGCGGGCCGAGGCGGAGGACGTGGCCCGGCGGCACGGGCTGGAGCTGGAGAGCCCGCCGGACCGCGCCGCGGCGCGGTCCGGCGGTGCGGGGGCCGGTGGTGCCGCGGCGACGGTCCGGTCGCTGTTCACCGACGGCCACGCCCGCAACACGCTGGCCATCGGCGTCACGTCGTTCATGGGGCTGCTGCTCGTGTACGGCCTCAACAACTGGCTGCCGACGATCATGCGCGAGGCCGGCTACGAGCTCGGACGCTCCCTCGCCTTCCTGCTGGTGCTCAACGTCGGCGCCGTCGTCGGGCTGCTCGTCGCCGGGGCGTTCGCCGACCGGGTGGGGTCCCGGCTCGCCGGGATGATCTGGTTCGCCTCCGGCGCGGTCTTCCTGGCGCTGCTGTCGGTGCGGCTGCCGACGGCGGGCCTCTACCTCATGTGCTTCCTCACCGGCTGCTTCGTGTTCTCCGCGCAGGTCCTGGTCTACGCGTTCACCAGCGCCAACAACCCGCCGCACGTGCGCGCGACGGCGCTGGGCTGGTCGGCCGGGGCCGGGCGGATCGGGGCGATCGTCGGCCCGGTGATCACCGGCGCCCTGGTCACGGCGGGCATCGCCTTCCCGTGGGGCTTCTACGTCTTCGCCGTCGTCGGCGCGCTGGGCGCGGTGGCCCTCAGCGTCACCCGGGCAGTCCGCCCCGCGGGCTGA
- a CDS encoding proteasome assembly chaperone family protein → MAQRPEELVELLPEAEPFLAAETAVTDPAERRGLVLVHALAGDFDAASSAALAGAHLLATLPHRTVARFDADVLVDYRARRPRMTFSGDRYESFDAPEIVLSAVEDDSGETFLLLTGPEPDYRWEGFVAAIAGLVERLGVTSVVALQAIPMPVPHTRPVTVTAHATRRHLIDAYPVYWGEMRIPGSAAALLELRLGEAGVDALGVAAHVPHYLANATYPAATLTLLEHVGRLTGLLLPTETLREAAQLNRGEINEQISRSTDNTAVVAALEQQYDQFTAAREDSVLLGEVGDVPSGEEIGAELERFLAEQDRRHPRD, encoded by the coding sequence GTGGCGCAGCGACCGGAGGAGCTCGTCGAGCTGCTCCCCGAGGCCGAGCCGTTCCTCGCCGCCGAGACGGCGGTCACCGATCCGGCCGAGCGGCGGGGACTGGTGCTCGTGCACGCCCTCGCCGGTGACTTCGACGCCGCCTCCTCCGCGGCGCTGGCCGGCGCGCACCTGCTCGCGACGCTGCCGCACCGCACGGTGGCCCGCTTCGACGCCGACGTCCTGGTCGACTACCGGGCGCGCCGCCCGCGGATGACCTTCTCCGGCGACCGGTACGAGTCCTTCGACGCGCCGGAGATCGTGCTGTCGGCGGTCGAGGACGACTCGGGCGAGACGTTCCTGCTGCTCACCGGGCCGGAGCCCGACTACCGCTGGGAGGGCTTCGTCGCGGCGATCGCCGGGCTGGTCGAGCGGCTCGGCGTCACCTCGGTGGTGGCGCTGCAGGCGATCCCGATGCCGGTGCCGCACACCCGGCCGGTCACGGTCACCGCGCACGCCACGCGCCGCCATCTCATCGACGCCTATCCCGTGTACTGGGGCGAGATGCGCATCCCCGGCAGCGCCGCGGCCCTGCTCGAGCTGCGGCTGGGCGAGGCCGGCGTCGACGCGCTCGGCGTCGCCGCGCACGTGCCGCACTACCTGGCCAACGCCACCTACCCCGCCGCGACCCTGACCCTGCTGGAGCACGTGGGCCGGCTGACCGGGCTGCTGCTGCCCACCGAGACGCTGCGCGAGGCGGCCCAGCTCAACCGCGGCGAGATCAACGAGCAGATCTCCCGCTCCACCGACAACACCGCCGTGGTGGCCGCGCTGGAGCAGCAGTACGACCAGTTCACCGCCGCCCGGGAGGACAGCGTCCTGCTCGGCGAGGTGGGTGACGTGCCCAGCGGCGAGGAGATCGGCGCGGAGCTCGAGCGCTTCCTGGCCGAGCAGGACCGCCGGCACCCCCGCGACTAG
- a CDS encoding AI-2E family transporter: MRFRLPGHRDDASAPAGASAAQGAGTPAPDASRTGAATPATGGAGPDPALTGEGGSHDPRTGDHTATVAPAPTWQRGERFRAASRALAIGSAQLLLVSAALVVIGWVLGKLWVILLPVILGLLFATVLWPPTRFLRRHRWPPALAAAVVLLAFLGLIGGLIAVIAPQVADQVTELADQAAVGLEQVQQWLQGPPFDIDEEQIGQVVDQAIDSVQANASNIASYAATGASAIGNGLINLVLALLLAFFFIKDGPRWVPWLAAQTGPRAAPHVAALSQKTWSTLSEFIKQQALVGFVDALFIGIGLWVLDVPLVIPLAVLTFFGAFIPIIGAFVAGAFAVLVALVDEGFTVALIVFGIVLLVQQIEGNVLQPIIQGRGFNLHAGVVILAVTAGSSLAGIVGAFLGVPVAALIAVVYRYTRDVLDGRHPEVAGDGTHTQVTGDDAGAVLTRGAAPGTSRG, from the coding sequence ATGAGGTTCCGCCTGCCCGGACACCGGGACGACGCCTCGGCGCCGGCCGGCGCCTCCGCCGCGCAGGGCGCCGGCACCCCCGCGCCGGACGCGTCCCGCACCGGCGCCGCCACCCCCGCGACCGGCGGCGCCGGCCCGGACCCCGCCCTCACCGGCGAGGGCGGGTCGCACGACCCGCGCACCGGCGACCACACCGCCACGGTGGCCCCCGCGCCCACGTGGCAGCGCGGGGAGCGGTTCCGCGCGGCCAGCCGGGCGCTGGCGATCGGCTCGGCGCAGCTGCTGCTCGTCAGCGCCGCACTGGTGGTCATCGGCTGGGTGCTGGGCAAGCTCTGGGTGATCCTGCTGCCCGTCATCCTGGGCCTGCTCTTCGCCACCGTGCTCTGGCCGCCCACCCGCTTCCTGCGCCGCCACCGCTGGCCCCCGGCCCTGGCCGCGGCGGTCGTGCTGCTGGCGTTCCTCGGCCTCATCGGGGGGCTGATCGCCGTGATCGCGCCGCAGGTCGCCGACCAGGTCACCGAGCTCGCCGACCAGGCGGCCGTCGGCCTGGAGCAGGTGCAGCAGTGGCTCCAGGGTCCCCCGTTCGACATCGACGAGGAGCAGATCGGCCAGGTCGTCGACCAGGCGATCGACTCGGTCCAGGCCAACGCGTCGAACATCGCGAGCTACGCCGCCACGGGCGCCTCGGCCATCGGCAACGGCCTGATCAACCTGGTGCTGGCCCTGCTGCTGGCCTTCTTCTTCATCAAGGACGGCCCGCGCTGGGTGCCGTGGCTGGCCGCCCAGACCGGCCCGCGCGCCGCGCCGCACGTGGCCGCGCTGTCGCAGAAGACCTGGAGCACGCTCTCGGAGTTCATCAAGCAGCAGGCCCTCGTCGGCTTCGTCGACGCGCTGTTCATCGGCATCGGGCTGTGGGTCCTCGACGTGCCGCTGGTGATCCCCCTGGCGGTGCTGACCTTCTTCGGCGCCTTCATCCCGATCATCGGCGCCTTCGTGGCCGGCGCCTTCGCCGTGCTCGTCGCGCTGGTCGACGAGGGTTTCACCGTGGCGCTCATCGTCTTCGGCATCGTGCTGCTGGTGCAGCAGATCGAGGGCAACGTGCTGCAGCCGATCATCCAGGGCCGTGGCTTCAACCTGCACGCCGGGGTGGTCATCCTCGCCGTCACCGCCGGCAGCAGCCTGGCCGGCATCGTCGGCGCGTTCCTCGGCGTCCCCGTGGCAGCGCTGATCGCCGTCGTCTACCGGTACACGCGCGACGTCCTGGACGGCCGCCACCCCGAGGTCGCCGGCGACGGCACGCACACGCAGGTCACCGGCGACGACGCGGGCGCGGTGCTGACCCGCGGCGCGGCTCCGGGGACGTCGCGCGGCTGA
- a CDS encoding PPOX class F420-dependent oxidoreductase, whose protein sequence is MPRTATADRVDRGALLDFLRPRHRAVLLTRRREGGAQLSPVTYGVDAEGRVVVSTYPQRAKVRNARRDPAVSVCVLSDDFDGPWVQVDGRAEVLDLPEALEPLVEYFRSISGEHPDWDEYRAAMARQGKSLLRITVEAWGPVATGGFPPELAAGD, encoded by the coding sequence GTGCCGAGGACCGCCACCGCCGACCGCGTCGACCGCGGTGCCCTGCTGGACTTCCTCCGCCCGCGGCACCGCGCGGTGCTGCTCACCCGCCGCCGGGAGGGCGGGGCGCAGCTCTCGCCGGTGACCTACGGCGTGGACGCCGAGGGGCGCGTCGTCGTCTCCACCTATCCGCAGCGGGCCAAGGTGCGCAACGCCCGCCGCGACCCCGCCGTCTCGGTCTGCGTGCTCTCCGACGACTTCGACGGTCCGTGGGTGCAGGTCGACGGCCGCGCCGAGGTGCTCGACCTGCCCGAGGCCCTCGAGCCGCTGGTGGAGTACTTCCGGTCGATCAGCGGCGAGCACCCCGACTGGGACGAGTACCGCGCCGCGATGGCCCGGCAGGGCAAGTCGCTGCTGCGGATCACCGTCGAGGCCTGGGGGCCGGTGGCCACCGGTGGCTTCCCGCCGGAGCTCGCCGCGGGGGACTGA
- a CDS encoding dienelactone hydrolase family protein, translating into MCHDPSSRPPAPPGRAGAVAETELTTLTGADGTAFSAAWAAPSDAASAAAGVVVLPDIRGLHPYYVALAERFAEAGVPAVALDWFGRTAGPAEGGTRDGGFDWQAHVPRTTPEGIDADLTAAIAELRRRTRPGLPVVTVGFCFGGSHSWRQSGGDLDVAACAGFYGRPAVVGDAATRASRPTLVLIAGADAATPVADQLALAETMRAAGADVTTAVYDGAPHSFFDRAATEWEDACRDAWRRLLALVDRAGEVPS; encoded by the coding sequence GTGTGCCACGACCCGAGCAGCCGACCACCCGCGCCGCCCGGCCGCGCCGGTGCGGTCGCCGAGACCGAGCTGACCACCCTCACCGGGGCCGACGGCACGGCGTTCTCCGCGGCGTGGGCCGCCCCGTCCGACGCCGCGTCCGCCGCCGCCGGCGTCGTCGTGCTCCCCGACATCCGCGGCCTGCACCCCTACTACGTCGCCCTCGCCGAGCGCTTCGCCGAGGCGGGGGTGCCGGCGGTCGCGCTCGACTGGTTCGGGCGCACCGCCGGCCCGGCCGAGGGCGGCACCCGTGACGGCGGGTTCGACTGGCAGGCGCACGTCCCGCGCACGACGCCCGAGGGCATCGACGCCGACCTCACCGCCGCGATCGCCGAGCTGCGCCGCCGCACCCGCCCCGGCCTGCCGGTGGTCACCGTGGGCTTCTGCTTCGGCGGCAGCCACTCCTGGCGGCAGTCGGGCGGCGACCTCGACGTCGCCGCCTGCGCGGGCTTCTACGGCCGGCCGGCCGTGGTCGGGGACGCGGCGACCCGCGCGTCGCGGCCGACGCTGGTGCTGATCGCCGGCGCCGACGCCGCCACCCCCGTGGCCGACCAGCTCGCCCTGGCCGAGACGATGCGCGCGGCGGGCGCGGACGTGACCACCGCCGTGTACGACGGGGCGCCGCACTCCTTCTTCGACCGGGCCGCCACCGAGTGGGAGGACGCCTGCCGGGACGCCTGGCGGCGGCTGCTGGCGCTGGTCGACCGGGCGGGGGAGGTGCCGTCGTGA
- a CDS encoding ankyrin repeat domain-containing protein, giving the protein MSEPIDPGVIELAARVFDLARFGHTEELTAYLDAGVPLELTNDKGDTLLILAAYHDHPGTVAALLARGADHSRANDRGQTALAAAVFRRSEPAVRALLDAGADPDAGGPSARETAVFFELPEMSALLERPAR; this is encoded by the coding sequence GTGAGCGAGCCGATCGACCCGGGGGTCATCGAGCTGGCGGCGCGGGTCTTCGACCTGGCCCGCTTCGGCCACACCGAGGAGCTCACCGCCTACCTCGACGCCGGGGTGCCGCTCGAGCTGACCAACGACAAGGGCGACACGCTGCTGATCCTGGCCGCCTACCACGACCACCCCGGGACGGTGGCCGCGCTGCTGGCCCGGGGCGCCGACCACTCCCGGGCCAACGACCGCGGGCAGACGGCGCTGGCCGCGGCGGTGTTCCGCCGTTCCGAGCCCGCGGTGCGCGCGCTGCTCGACGCCGGCGCCGACCCCGACGCGGGCGGCCCCAGCGCCCGCGAGACGGCGGTCTTCTTCGAGCTGCCGGAGATGTCGGCACTCCTGGAGCGCCCCGCCCGCTGA
- a CDS encoding AI-2E family transporter, translating into MTAQQHLPGQDADRARTGATRLAPPDATDLQAALATAAQPSADEPGPAGPAVDVLGEAAAVDVPPGDPAIPQPEGSAGLPRWLVLLVGAAAATIAVAGVREIAWLLAPVLLALVVVVALMPVQRWLLRHHVPRWASATVLLVLVWGVLLSFGSLLVVAIAQFAVLLPDYAPQFQLLLDDAVRRLDEAGMSSSQIAELVDRFDYGQLVGLATGLLARVTDTATTLVLLLSAMVFLAIESGGFGRRLALVAAERPHLPIAFGLFARGTRSYLLVSTVFGAIVAVGDTIALEILDVPLPLLWGVLSFITNYVPNIGFVLGVIPPALLGLLDGGWTEFWVIIVVYALLNFVVQTLVQPRFVGDSVGLSMTVTFLALLFWGWVLGALGALLAIPLTLLVKALLVDVDPRGHWLDALLREEPRAPRTSRARQRAHDRRAALASVRALHPHWPGRRGSGD; encoded by the coding sequence ATGACCGCGCAGCAGCACCTGCCGGGTCAGGACGCCGACCGGGCGCGCACCGGGGCGACCCGGCTGGCGCCGCCGGACGCGACCGACCTGCAGGCTGCGCTCGCCACGGCCGCGCAGCCCTCCGCCGACGAGCCCGGGCCGGCCGGACCCGCCGTCGACGTGCTCGGCGAGGCGGCCGCCGTCGACGTCCCGCCCGGGGACCCGGCGATCCCGCAGCCGGAGGGCTCCGCGGGGCTGCCCCGCTGGCTGGTGCTGCTGGTCGGGGCGGCGGCGGCGACCATCGCCGTCGCCGGTGTCCGCGAGATCGCCTGGCTGCTGGCACCCGTGCTGCTCGCCCTGGTCGTCGTCGTCGCGCTCATGCCGGTGCAGCGGTGGCTGCTGCGCCACCACGTGCCCCGCTGGGCCAGCGCCACCGTGCTCCTGGTGCTCGTGTGGGGGGTGCTGCTCAGCTTCGGCTCGCTGCTGGTGGTCGCCATCGCCCAGTTCGCCGTCCTGCTGCCCGACTACGCCCCGCAGTTCCAGCTGCTGCTCGACGACGCGGTCCGCCGGCTCGACGAGGCCGGGATGTCCTCCTCGCAGATCGCCGAGCTGGTCGACCGCTTCGACTACGGGCAGCTCGTGGGCCTGGCCACCGGCCTGCTCGCCCGCGTCACCGACACCGCCACCACCCTGGTCCTGCTGCTGTCCGCGATGGTCTTCCTCGCCATCGAGTCCGGCGGGTTCGGCCGCCGGCTGGCGCTGGTCGCCGCCGAACGCCCGCACCTGCCCATCGCCTTCGGCCTGTTCGCCCGGGGCACGCGCAGCTACCTGCTGGTGAGCACCGTCTTCGGCGCCATCGTGGCGGTCGGCGACACGATCGCCCTGGAGATCCTCGACGTCCCGCTGCCCCTGCTGTGGGGCGTGCTGTCGTTCATCACCAACTACGTGCCGAACATCGGCTTCGTCCTCGGCGTCATCCCGCCCGCCCTGCTCGGCCTGCTCGACGGCGGGTGGACCGAGTTCTGGGTGATCATCGTCGTCTACGCGCTGCTCAACTTCGTCGTCCAGACGCTCGTGCAGCCGCGGTTCGTGGGCGACTCGGTGGGTCTGTCGATGACGGTCACCTTCCTCGCGCTGCTGTTCTGGGGCTGGGTGCTCGGCGCCCTCGGCGCGCTGCTGGCCATCCCGCTCACGCTGCTGGTCAAGGCGCTGCTGGTCGACGTCGACCCCCGCGGCCACTGGCTCGACGCGCTGCTGCGGGAGGAACCCCGGGCACCGCGGACCAGCCGCGCGCGGCAGCGCGCGCACGACCGCCGGGCGGCGCTGGCCTCGGTGCGGGCGCTGCACCCGCACTGGCCCGGACGCCGCGGATCCGGGGACTGA
- a CDS encoding ATP-binding protein, with product MVGLQGAGKSTWVAEHLAATHAVVSKDHWPRARRREARQRRVVAELLAAGRSVVVDNTNPSAEERAPLVAAARAAGVPVRAVWLDTPLPTCLARNEAREARARVPLVGVLSARARLVPPTAAEGFDRVDVVAAQPARGAAAEPAPGSAPGE from the coding sequence ATGGTCGGCCTGCAGGGCGCGGGGAAGTCGACGTGGGTGGCCGAGCACCTCGCGGCCACCCACGCCGTGGTGAGCAAGGACCACTGGCCGCGTGCCCGCCGCCGCGAGGCCCGGCAGCGGCGGGTGGTGGCCGAGCTGCTCGCGGCCGGCCGCAGCGTCGTCGTCGACAACACCAACCCCTCGGCCGAGGAGCGCGCCCCGCTGGTCGCCGCCGCCCGGGCCGCTGGGGTGCCGGTGCGCGCGGTTTGGCTGGACACCCCGCTGCCCACCTGCCTGGCCCGCAACGAGGCCCGGGAGGCCCGGGCGCGCGTGCCGCTCGTGGGCGTCCTGTCCGCCCGCGCCCGCCTGGTCCCGCCGACGGCGGCCGAGGGCTTCGACCGGGTGGACGTCGTCGCGGCGCAGCCCGCGCGGGGGGCCGCAGCGGAGCCGGCGCCGGGGTCCGCGCCGGGGGAGTGA
- a CDS encoding DUF350 domain-containing protein — translation MLASIGYAVAYTAVGLVLLALGYLALDLLTPGHLGRHIYHDRSVSAAVVLAAGFLAQGAITFTTIWTNATAGFGQALLYTVVFGVLGVLLQAVAFVALDLITPGKLGAMVTEVGFHPASLVSAAAQLSVAAIIVASIWP, via the coding sequence GTGCTGGCCAGCATCGGATACGCCGTCGCCTACACCGCCGTCGGCCTGGTGCTGCTGGCCCTTGGCTACCTCGCCCTGGACCTGCTCACGCCCGGCCACCTGGGCCGGCACATCTACCACGACCGGTCGGTGAGCGCGGCCGTCGTGCTCGCCGCCGGCTTCCTGGCCCAGGGCGCGATCACCTTCACCACCATCTGGACCAACGCCACCGCGGGTTTCGGGCAGGCGCTGCTCTACACCGTCGTCTTCGGGGTGCTCGGTGTGCTGCTGCAGGCGGTGGCCTTCGTCGCCCTCGACCTGATCACGCCCGGGAAGCTGGGCGCCATGGTCACCGAGGTCGGCTTCCACCCCGCCAGCCTGGTCAGCGCCGCGGCGCAGCTGTCGGTGGCCGCGATCATCGTCGCCTCGATCTGGCCCTGA
- the fabG gene encoding 3-oxoacyl-ACP reductase FabG, with protein MSEGTPRVAIVTGAARGIGAATAQRLAADGFAVAVLDLDEGNTKETVAAIEAAGGTALGVGADVSDAEQVQVAVDRVAAELGPPVVLVNNAGVTRDNMLFKMTEVDWDVVMNVHLRGAFLMTRACQKYMVDATWGRVVNLSSTSALGNRGQANYSAAKAGLQGFTKTLAIELGKFGVTANAIAPGFIQTEMTKATAERMGIAFEDFVKGAASQIPVARVGQPEDIAHLVSFFVSEGAGFVSGQVVYAAGGPKA; from the coding sequence ATGAGCGAGGGAACCCCCCGCGTCGCGATCGTGACCGGTGCCGCCCGCGGCATCGGGGCCGCCACGGCCCAGCGGCTGGCCGCCGACGGCTTCGCCGTGGCCGTGCTCGACCTCGACGAGGGCAACACCAAGGAGACCGTCGCGGCCATCGAGGCCGCCGGCGGCACCGCCCTCGGGGTGGGCGCCGACGTGAGCGACGCCGAGCAGGTGCAGGTCGCCGTCGACCGGGTCGCCGCCGAGCTCGGCCCGCCCGTGGTGCTGGTCAACAACGCGGGCGTCACCCGCGACAACATGCTGTTCAAGATGACCGAGGTCGACTGGGACGTCGTCATGAACGTGCACCTGCGCGGTGCCTTCCTCATGACGCGGGCGTGCCAGAAGTACATGGTCGACGCCACGTGGGGCCGCGTGGTCAACCTGTCGAGCACCTCGGCGCTGGGCAACCGCGGCCAGGCCAACTACTCGGCGGCGAAGGCCGGCCTGCAGGGCTTCACCAAGACCCTCGCCATCGAGCTGGGCAAGTTCGGCGTGACCGCCAACGCCATCGCCCCCGGCTTCATCCAGACCGAGATGACGAAGGCCACCGCCGAGCGCATGGGCATCGCGTTCGAGGACTTCGTCAAGGGCGCGGCCTCGCAGATCCCGGTCGCGCGCGTCGGCCAGCCCGAGGACATCGCCCACCTGGTGTCCTTCTTCGTCAGCGAGGGCGCCGGCTTCGTCTCCGGCCAGGTCGTCTACGCGGCCGGTGGCCCGAAGGCCTGA
- a CDS encoding GDSL-type esterase/lipase family protein has translation MTAPLRLVVLGDSIAYGTGAARVEDTLGSRLAQVLRSEGLDVDLTVLAVPGAVSRDLTAQVRRATVPPPDLAVVVVGANDLARFVPAEQAAAALGAAVSELRALGSDVVVVPAPDMSSVPFVPPAFRPAVQAACALLQRRQAAVAGAHGATVAAVSAEVGRAFSDDPALFSADRFHPSSAGYARIAAALAPTVLAVARARRARRAA, from the coding sequence GTGACCGCTCCGCTCCGCCTCGTCGTCCTCGGTGACTCCATCGCGTACGGGACCGGCGCCGCGCGGGTCGAGGACACCCTCGGCTCCCGGCTGGCGCAGGTGCTGCGCAGCGAGGGGCTCGACGTCGACCTCACCGTCCTCGCCGTGCCCGGCGCGGTGTCGCGCGACCTCACCGCGCAGGTGCGCCGCGCCACGGTGCCGCCGCCCGACCTCGCCGTCGTCGTGGTCGGCGCCAACGACCTGGCCCGCTTCGTGCCGGCCGAGCAGGCCGCCGCCGCGCTCGGCGCCGCGGTGTCCGAGCTGCGCGCCCTGGGCAGCGACGTCGTCGTCGTCCCCGCGCCGGACATGTCCAGCGTGCCGTTCGTCCCGCCGGCGTTCCGCCCCGCCGTGCAGGCCGCCTGCGCGCTGCTGCAGCGCCGGCAGGCCGCCGTCGCCGGGGCGCACGGCGCCACCGTCGCCGCGGTGTCCGCCGAGGTCGGCCGCGCCTTCTCCGACGACCCCGCGCTGTTCTCCGCCGACCGCTTCCACCCGTCCTCGGCCGGCTACGCCCGCATCGCCGCCGCACTCGCGCCCACCGTGCTGGCCGTGGCCCGCGCCCGCCGGGCCCGCCGGGCGGCCTGA
- a CDS encoding NADPH-dependent F420 reductase, producing the protein MTTLGIIGAGNIGTALAQAATDAGYDVVLSNSRGPETLTDLVAAIEARPSRRGRVRAATSAEAGAAGDLVVVTVPLKALPDVPVEPLAGKVVIDTNNYYPERDGHVAALDDERTTTSEMTQEHLPTSRVVKAFNHVYAADITGRRTPPGTPHRRALAIAGDDASAKETVASFIDELGFDVVDLGPLSEGWRVQRDTPGYGPDLDADGLRGAAAEAKRYRDT; encoded by the coding sequence ATGACGACTCTCGGCATCATCGGCGCCGGCAACATCGGCACGGCGCTCGCCCAGGCAGCAACCGACGCCGGCTACGACGTCGTGCTCTCCAACTCCCGCGGGCCGGAGACGCTGACCGACCTGGTGGCCGCGATCGAGGCCCGCCCGTCGCGGCGCGGTCGGGTCCGCGCCGCGACCTCCGCGGAGGCCGGCGCGGCCGGTGACCTCGTGGTGGTGACCGTGCCGCTCAAGGCGCTGCCCGACGTCCCCGTCGAGCCGCTGGCCGGCAAGGTCGTGATCGACACGAACAACTACTACCCGGAGCGCGACGGGCACGTCGCCGCGCTGGACGACGAGCGCACCACGACGTCGGAGATGACGCAGGAGCACCTGCCGACGTCCCGGGTGGTCAAGGCGTTCAACCACGTCTACGCCGCGGACATCACCGGCCGGCGCACCCCGCCGGGGACGCCGCACCGCCGCGCCCTGGCGATCGCGGGGGACGACGCCTCGGCCAAGGAGACCGTCGCCTCGTTCATCGACGAGCTCGGCTTCGACGTCGTCGACCTCGGTCCGCTGTCCGAGGGCTGGCGCGTCCAGCGCGACACCCCCGGCTACGGTCCCGACCTCGACGCCGACGGCCTGCGCGGGGCGGCCGCCGAGGCGAAGCGCTACCGCGACACGTGA